The Thermocrinis ruber genomic sequence TATCTTCCCCCAAAGGCGTTCTCTGTGTTCGTCGTCTATCCAAATTCTGTCTGGGTCGTTGCCCCTTCTCTTTTTCCAGTCTATGGCATTTTCTTCCAGCTTGTCCATCTTAAGGACAGCCGACCTACGGGAGTATCCTGCCAGTTCATAAAGGTCTGTCATGGTAAGACAGCCTACCGGACAGGCATCCACACAAAGACCACAGAAAAGACAATTTAGCAAGTTCATATCAAAGCGTACCACCTTTTTTGTGCCGTCGGGCATTTGCACCGCTTCTATCCTAAACAGGGTGGGCATAGGACAGGCGGTCTGACACATATAACAGGCAACGCATCTGCTTTTGCCCTTCTCAAAGCTCATAAACTTCTCTATAGCCCTCAGGGAGTCTGGCTCTGTGCCATCCCATACAAAGTGTCCGTGGGCTCCCCTGTAGCGCTTTGGGGGTGTGAGCTTTTCCACCGGATAGTTGGTAGTTATGGGCCTTCGGAGAAGGTTTTTGAGGGTAACCGAAAGCCCCTTTATGAAATCCAAAAAGAGCACAGTTTCTATTATGTTCAGAAAAGCCTTCCTGTCTACCTTTTTTATAGCCATAGTGGGTTTAGTATTTTATACCATTTGCGGTTTGTTGTAAAAGTTTATGAGGCAAATCAGGTTCAGGTTATGATAGACTTAAGACTGATGAAGGACAAGATGCTTGAGACCCTCAGGAAAATGAAGGACTTAAAGATCTTGGTGGTGGGGGATGTTATGCTTGATCGTTATATCTTTGGGAGAGTGGAAAGGATCTCGCCCGAGGCACCGGTTCCGGTGGTGGAGGTGGAAAGGGAAGAGTTCCGCTTAGGCGGGGCGTCAAACGTGGCAAACAATTTGGCTAACTTGGGTGTAAAAACTTACCTGGCGGGCGTGGTGGGAGCAGACTACGGACGGCACATACTAAGGGGGCTTATGAAGTCTGCGGGCATAGAGGACCTAACGGTGGAGGATCCCCAAAGGCCAACCACAGAAAAGGCAAGGGTGGTTTCTATGTCCCAACAACTCTTACGTATAGACTGGGAAGACAAAAGACCCATAGAGGGAAAGGTTTTAAAGGAACTCCTTGAAAGGCTTGATGTAGATGTGGATGGGGTTATAGTCTCGGACTATGCCAAGGGAGTTGTATGCCAGCAGTTGATGGACAGAATAAAAGAAAAGAAAGTCTTTATTTCCATAGACCCAAGACCTGTTAATAAGCATCTTTACTTTGGTGCTGACCTCATGACCCCCAACGAAAAGGAAGCAAAGCAGATGGGCGGAGACAAACCGGTGGAAACGCTTGGATGGAAGCTAAAAGAGGAACTTGGGCTGAAGACTTTGGTTATAACCTTGGGTGCGAAGGGCATGTCCCTCTTTGATAGAGAGTACTTTCATTTTCCTGCAAAGGCAAAGCAGGTTTATGATGTTTCGGGTGCAGGAGACACCGCAGTGGCAGTGCTTACCTCCGCTTACATAGCCACAAAAGATTGGCATATTGCCTGTGAGCTTGCAAACCTATGCGCAGGCATAGTGGTAGGAAAGCTAGGCACCACTCCTATAACCTTGGAGGAGGTTATAAGGGAAATTGAAGAAGGGTAAGAGCTTTGAAGACATAGCCTGCGAATATTTAACAAATCTTGGGTATAGGATCCTTCACAGGAACTTTTACTGCAGGGGTGGAGAGATAGACATTATAGCCTTAGACGGAGATGTTTTAGTTTTCGTGGAGGTTAAAGGAACAACCACAAAGCTAAACCCCGCGGAGCGCATCAACTACAAAAAACTTCAACGTATCTACAAGTGCGCAGAAGAATTTCTTTCAAAAGCCCCTGCACAGGAGTGCAGGGTAGATGCTATCTTAGTGGAGGGTGGTCGTATAGTGCATCTAAAGAATATATCACTCTAGGATTTCAAGAACCACCCTCTTGCCGGTCTTCCTACCCATAGCGGATAGGATAGTCCTGAGGGCTCGGGCTATTCTGCCCTGCTTGCCTATTACCTTTCCTACGTCTGCCTTGTCCACCCTCAGCTCAATAACTATGGTCTTCTCCCCTTCTATCTCTACCACATTGACCCCGTTGGGGTTGTCCACAAGGGACTTGGCGGTGATTTCTACGATGTCTCTCAGTTGGCTCATGGAACTACCTCCTTCTTAGATTATTTTTGCGTTTTTGAGTATGCTTTTTGCTCTATCGGTAAGCTCTGCACCTTTTTCAAGCCATTCTTTTACCTTTTCTGGTTTGATATCCAAAAGTTCCTTTCTCTTTGGGTCATAAGTTCCCAAAATATCCACATACCTACCTTCCCTTGGAGAACGGCTATCCATCACTACTATCCGATATATAGGATGGTGAGTCCTACCAAACTTAGAGAGTCTAATCCTCAGTGCCATTTCCTTCCTCCATTCTATTTTATTATAGCATATTTTTTAGGTCTTCGTTCATCTTAGCTACCTTTTCCTTCAGCTTTTTGGTGTAACCCTGCAATTTTTTCTCAAGCTCTGGATACTTTATAGAAAGTATCCTGACCGCCAAAAGTCCTGCGTTGGTGCCATTGCCAATGCCTACAGTAGCCACAGGGATGCCCGCGGGCATTTGAACGATGGAGTGTAGAGAATCAACACCTCCCAAATGCTTTGTGGGTACGGGAACACCTATAACTGGCAAGGTAGTCATAGAAGCGGTCATACCCGGTAGGTGGGCAGAACCTCCCGCGCCGGCGATTATCACCTCTATGCCCCTTTCCCTTGCGGTTTTGGCGTACTCAAACATAAGTTCAGGTGTGCGATGGGCAGAAACAACCTTAACCTCGCAGGGCACTCCAAACTCCTTCAAAACTTCATAGGCGGGCTTTAGATACTCCCAATCGGAGATGCTCCCCATTATTATACCCACTAAGGCCTTTTCCATACAAATATTGTAGAATATTTTGCTATGAAGCTAATTGCGGGAAACTGGAAAATGAACAAAACCCCCTCCCAAACGAGGGAGTACATAACAAAGTTTTTAGAACTTGTAAGGGATGTTAAAAACACGGAAATTCTTCTTTGTCCTCCCTTTACCTCCCTTTGTGTGGCAGGAGAAATGCTAAAGGATAGCCATATAAAGCTGGGAGCTCAAAACTGCCACTATGAGGAAAAGGGAGCCTTTACGGGAGAAATATCCCTTAGTATGCTCAAGGAACTTGGCGTGTCTTATGTTATAGTAGGGCACTCAGAAAGAAGGTGGCTTTTTGGAGAAACTGACGAGATGATAAACAAAAAGGTTATAGCCTGCTTGGAAAAGGGGCTAAGACCCATCCTTTGCGTTGGGGAAAAGATAGAAGACCGAAATGCAGGCATGACCTTAAAGGTAGTGGAAAGCCAGCTAAAGCTTGGATTGTCCGGTTTGGAGGATTTGGCGGGCAAGATTGACATCGCCTATGAACCTATTTGGGCAATAGGCACAGGAACACCCGCCACACCGGAGGATGCCCAATTTGTCCATAGGTTTATAAAGGAGTTTTTGGGAGATGTTAGAGTTCTGTATGGAGGCAGTGTAAGCCCAAAGAACGCCAAAGACTTTCTTTCTATGCCCGATGTGGATGGTCTTTTGGTGGGAACCGCCAGCTTAGACCCTGAATCCTTTGCCCAGATAGTAAAGGCTTCTGAAGGAGAGTAAGACAAGCACGAAAAAGGGCAAGGCTCCCAAAAGGGGACTGCGTCCCAGCTCTTGGGCAGTGATCTTTATAAGGTTCAAACTAAGTATGTAAAGGGCTATGTAAAGAAGAAAAAACATAGAAGGCTTTAGAAAGCTACGTTCCTTTAAAAGATGGTAGGCTAAGGGTAGGGTAAGTGCGAGCACAGATAGGCTGATAACGAGCCTTAACAAAAGCTCCGCAAGATAAACATCCCTGTTCATACCCAGAGAACTTGCCAAAGAGTAAAGGGAAATCAGCTTATCCATCCTTAAGTGGCTCAGTTTTTCTCCAAAGGCTTTTGCATCATCCACAGATATAAACTCCAAGGTTATATCCTTCTTTTCCTTCAACCCGCTATCAGAATAACTCCTTTCCGCTCCAATGAGTGTTAGACTTCTGTCTTTCCATAGCCCTTCTTTGGCGTAGAGCACTCCGTATATATAATTACCCTGCAAATACACAGAGAAGACATCATAAACCCTGCCATCCATCAGGTTTGCAAAGCCTATTCTTACGTAAGCCCTTTTTTCTCCTTCTCCCAGGCTGAGCCAAAAGTTGTTTAAAACAAGCTCTTCTTTTGCCTTTCCCTTCTTGAACTCCCTCTCAATTGCGTAGGCATTTTTAAAGATTTTTGGATAAAAACTGTAGCTCAAAGCAAGCTGTAAAAGGGAAAGAATAAAAGAAGCCATCAAAACAGGCATAAAAAATCTCAACGGCGATATACCAAAAGAGTAAGAAAGCCTGTCATAAGATTTTTTAAACACCCTTCTCATATAGACCATCAGGGCAAGGCAATTTAAGATGGGTGCAGTGTAATAAAAGCTTGAGAATACTGTTATTAGTATAGCCTTCGGGATTATGTGTGGTGCAGACACTTTGTATAGGAGTAGGATATCCACCAAGGAGTAAAGGCTCAAAAGAAAGCTAAAAACCAAACTGAGGAGTAAAAGTACTTTTAAAAACTCCCTAAGATTATAGATAAACAGCATTCAAATTATGCCCTTGTTTATGAGCTTTGCTACATCCTTTGCAAAGTAAGTTATGATCATGTCCGCCCCAGCCCTCTTTATGGATATTAAAGTTTCTATCATCACCTTTTCTTCATCTATCCAGCCAAGCCTTCCGGCAGCCTTTATCATGGCATACTCTCCGCTAACGTTGTAGGCACAGACTGGTATAAGTGTGGCTTCTTTTACCTTGGCTATTATATCAAGGTATGCCAAAGCGGGCTTTACCATAACTATGTCTGCGCCTTCTTGAACGTCCAAAAGCACCTCCTTTAGGGCTTCCCTTGCGTTGGCAGGGTCCATCTGATAGCTTCTCCTGTCTCCAAAGGCGGGGGCAGATTCTGCTGCGTCCCTGAAGGGACCATAGAAGGCGGAGGCAAACTTGGCAGAGTATGCCATTATCGGAATGTGAGTATAACCTGCAGAGTCAAGGGCAGACCTTATGGCTTGAACCATACCGTCCATCATACCCGAAGGTGCTACCATATCCGCACCATTCTCTGCGTGAGAAATTACCTGTTTTTTTAAGTTTTCAAGGGTCAGGTCATTATCCACAGTATGACCTTTTAACACGCCGCAGTGCCCGTGAGTGGTGTATTCACAAAAGCATACATCGGTTATTACATACATCTCGGGCACTTCCTTTTTGATCCTTCTGAGAGCCCTCTGGATTATACCCTGCTCGCTCCAAGTGTCGGAACCTATTTCGTCCTTGTGTTCGGGTATTCCAAAGAGTATGATGGCGGGTATGCCCAGGTCTCTGACCTCCTTTACCGCATCCACAACCCTGTCCACACTGTAGCGATAAACGCCGGGCATGGATGGGACCTCTTCCACTATGTTCTCTCCGTATCTGACAAAGATGGGATATATTAGATCGTCAAGGGTAAGCCGGGTCTCTCGGACGAGCCTTCTTATGTTTTCTGATAACCTCAGCCTTCTGGGTCTTAGCTTAGGAAACTCCATAGGAACAATTTTAAGCCAACGGTGGTATAATTTAACAAACTCTCTTAGGGGGTAAGCATGAAGTTGCACGAGCATCAGGCAAAGGAAATTCTGAAAAAATACAACCTTCCTGTTCCAGAGGGTAAGGTAGCCTTCAGTTTGCAGGAAGCCAAGCAGGCGGCAGAAGAGCTTGGTGAATTTCCATTGGTGGTTAAAGCCCAAGTGCATTGCGGTGGAAGAGGCAAGGCAGGCGGTGTAAAACTGGTAAAAAGCATGGAGGAGCTTGAAGCTGCGGTGGAAGGTATGCTTGGAAAGGTGCTAAAGACCTTCCAGTGTCCCGATGGAAAGCCCGTAAACAGGGTTTGGATAGAGAAGGCAACGCCCATAGAGAAGGAGTATTATCTCTCCATAACCTTAGACAGGTCTGTCTCTAAGCCTGTGCTGATGGCTTCTGCGGAGGGTGGTATGGAGATTGAGGAGGTGGCAAAGGAAAAGCCGGAAGCTATCCACATGCTACACATTGACCCAGACCTCGGTCTCATGCCCTCTCAGGCAAGAAGGCTTGCCTTTAAACTGGGTCTGCCCGTTAACGATTTTGTAAAGATCGCCCTGGGTTTGTATAGGGCTTATGAGGAGTTGGATGCCAGCCTTGTGGAGATAAATCCTTTGGTGCTTACAAAGGATGGTAAGCTTGTTCTTTTGGACGCCAAGGTAGAAATTGACGACAACGCCCTCTTCAGGCACAAGGACCTGGAGGAGATGGAGGATCTGACCCAGCTGGACCCATTGGAGGTGGAGGCAAAAACTTACAGCCTAAACTACATAAAGCTTGACGGAAACATAGGCTGTATGGTAAATGGTGCAGGGCTTGCCATGACCACCATGGACATAATCAAGCTGGCGGGTGGTGAGCCCGCAAACTTCTTGGATGTGGGTGGCGGTGCCAATGTGGAACAGATCGCCAACGCCTTTAGGATCCTGATTGCAGACAAGAACGTAAAGGCGGTGTTTATAAACATATTCGGTGGCATTCTAAGGTGCGACAGGCTTGCTAACGGACTCGTTGAAGCAGCAAAGATGGTGGAGATAAAGGTGCCGGTGGTGGTTAGGATGGAGGGCACCAATGTGGAGGAAGGTAAAAGAATTCTCTCGGAATCTGGGCTGAATTTCATAACCGCCGAGGACATGTGGGACGGTGCCAAAAAAGCGGTGGAGTTGGCTAAGTAGTCAAAAATCTATGATTTAAGCTATTGAACGCCCTGTTAGCCTTGGATAATATGTAAGGAGTGAAGAATTTAGATATAGACCTGAAACTCCTTGAGCTTTTTTGCTGTGTTTATGAAAAGGGAAGCATCTCAGAAAGTTCAGACTGCTTGCATCTTTCCCAATCTACCATAAGCTTTCATTTGCATCAGCTTGAAAACCAAATAGGACTTAAGCTTTTTTACAAAAAGGGCAGAAAGCTCATTCCAACCAGCACAGCCCAAATGCTCTACCCATACGCTAAAAAGGTCCTTGAGCTAAAGCTTGCGGTAATAGAGGAGATAAAGATGCTCTCTGGTTCCTACAGGGGACTTGTAAAGGTGGGGGCGAGCTCAGTTCCCGGAAGCTACATACTTCCCGACTTTATATCAGACTTTCTATCTAAGAACAGACAGATAATGATAGAGTTTTATGTTAGCGATTCTAAGGAGGTCGTGGATAAGGTAGCAAAAGGCGAGTTGGATTTGGGTGTAGTTGGTGCAAAGATACCCTTTAGTAGGCTCAAGTATGAAAATCTATGGTGGGACCAGATCCACATTGTAGGTGGCAATGGAGTGGACCCAAAGCTGAGCTTGGAGGACCTAAAGACCTTGCCTTGGGTTCTGAGAGAAGAGGGTTCCGGCACAAGAAGGCTTTTAGAAGAAGCCCTTTACAAGCTTGGAATAAATCTAAAGGAGCTGAAGGTTCTCATGATCACAGATAAGAACGAGGTCATATTGGATGTGCTAAAAAGGGTCAAAGCTCTATCTTTTATGTCCTCCTTAGCACTCAGAAAATACAAAGGCATAAGGCAGGTAAAGGTGAAGGGCTTTGAACCCATAGAGAGGGAGTTTTACTTGGTCTTTGATGAAGAGAGACCCATGCCACCGGCGGTTAGATATTTTGTGGAAGAGTTAAAAAGGCGTAGCTTTGTGGAAGTGAGCCCATGAGATTTGTGCCCGTGGGAATTGCGGGACATGTAGACCACGGTAAAACCACCTTGGTGAAAGCCCTGACGGGCATAGATACAGATCGGTTGCCCGAGGAAAAAAGGAGGGGTATGAGCATTGACCTTGGCTTTGCATACTTGGACTATCCCGAGAAAGGGCTAAGGGTAGAGCTCATAGACATACCCGGTCATGAAAGGTTCATAAAGAACGCCATAGCGGGTTTGGCTTGCGTAAGGGGTGTGCTTTTGGTGGTGGACCCGGTGGAGGGCGTAATGCCGGAGACTATAAAGCATACCCAACTCATCAAAGCCTTTGGCATATACCACTGCGTGGCGGTTCTAACAAAGGCAGACAGGGTGGATGAGGAAACCTTAGAACTTGCAAGAATGGAGCTTTCGGAGTTTTTGAAGGATATGGGGCTAAGGGCTTATGGGCTGTGTGCGGTCTCCGCTTTGAGCGGTATTGGATTGGAGGAGTTGAAGAAGACAATAGGCGAGTATGCGGAGGAGATTTCAGGCGCCGGCGTTGAATTTTTACGCATAGTTTTGGATTCAGCCTTTAATGTAAAGGGCTACGGAACTGTTCTGAGGGGTAGTTGTTTATCTGGTAGGGTTGAAGAGGGAGACAGTTTGAGCCTTGAACCCTTGGGCTTTGAAGTTAGAGTAAAGAAAATTCAAAATCACGGTGTATTTGTGAAGGAGGGAAAAGAAGGGGAAAGGTTGGCTCTGTTGGTGGCTGGTGTTGAACCCTCTCAGGTGGAAAGGGGCTTTGTGCTTGTTAAAAAGGGACAGATTGCAAAGAGCAGGCATCTCTTGGTGGAGGTGGAGGGAGAAATGCCAAAGGGTGAAGGGAGCCTTTTCTTTTATATGAGGGAAATAAAGTTCAAACGAAAAAAGGTCTCCGAAAAGGTCTATCTTCTTACCTTGGAAGAGCCAGTGTGTGCTATCTTAGGGGATAGGGGACCCATCCTTGATGCGTCCGGACAGCTATGTGCCAGCTATAGGGTGATACACCCAAAGCCCACAGTAAAAAGGAAAAGATTTATAAAAGAACGTTTGGATTTCCTCAAGGAAGACCCAATCTCTTACTTTCTTTCTGAGGCTGGTTTTAGGGGGCTCCCTTTGGAAGTGCTCGGCTCTCTATTTGGTGTGCATATAAATCCGAGCAAGCTTGGGGCGGTAAGGATAGGGGATAAACTCTTTGCACCCACTGTGGTGGAAGGGCTAAGGGAAAAGCTAAGCGCCATCCTTAGCACCAAGGGGGGCTTTTTACCCTTGGAGGAGTTAAAAAGTTCTCTCCGAGTGAGCGAGGAACTTTTGAAGTATATCCTGTCTCAACTGAAGGGCTACAGACTGGTAGAGGGCTATATTTTAGACGAGAGAAGGGCAAACTTGGAAGAGTTGGAGGGCTTTCGGGAACTTTTGGAGTTTATGAAGGGTTCTATAAAGGAGGAGGCTGAATTGGAGAGGTTCAAGGAGGTCCTTCCCTTGGCAGTAAGGAAGGGAAAGGTTCATAGCTTGGGAGAAAGGCTTTACATACTTGATGAGGACCTAAAGGAAGTGTTGTCTAAGCTCAGGTCTTTGGGAGACAGCTTTGAGGTTCAACAGGCAAAGGCACTGCTTGGATTGAGTAGAAAGTATTTGATCCCGCTTCTGGAATACATAGACTACCTTGGATACACCAGGCGAGAGGGAAATTTTAGGAGGTTCATAAAGTGAGAGAGCTTTTGAGAAAGATCCCACAGGTGTCCAAGCTCATAGAAGAGTATGGAAAGGTTCATGGAGATAGCCCACTGCTTAGGATGGCAATAAAAAATGCGGTGGATAAGGTAAGAAGGGAAATTTTGGAGGGCAAAAGAAGCCATCTGGAGGACCTTGGGTTGGTTATAGAGGAGGAGCTAAAAAGGCTAAAAAGAACAAACCTGAGGAGGGTAATAAACGCCACTGGAGTGGTCATAAACACAAACTTAGGAAGGTCTGTCCTTTCGGAGGAGACCGCTAACTTTATAAAAGAAATCGCCACCCATTACAGCAATTTGGAGTTTGACTTGGAGGAGGGGAAAAGGGGTTCAAGGGTGCGTTTGGTGGAGGAGCTATTGGTAGATTTGGTTGGCTGTGAGTCCGCCCATGTGGTAAATAACAACGCTGGAGCGGTCTTTTTAGTATTGAACACCCATGCAAAGGACAGGGAGGTTATAGTCTCCCGGGGCGAGCTTGTAGAAATTGGGGGAAGCTTTCGTATCCCGGACATTATGAGGGCTTCTGGGGCAATCTTGGTGGAAGTGGGCACCACCAACAAAACAAGGCTACAGGATTACAAAAACGCCATCAGCCCAAACACTGCCCTGATAATGAAGGTGCATAAGAGCAACTTTTACATGGAGGGTTTTATAGAAGAAGTGAAGGCGGAAGAGCTTTTGAGTTTGGGTCTGCCTGTCTACTATGATGCGGGTAGTGGTCTTCTTATGGACCTAAGAAAGCTCGGTATAAATTACGAAGAGCCCTCCTTTGAGGAGCTTATAAAGAAAGGTCTGCATTTGGTCTCCGGTAGCGGAGATAAGCTCTTGGGCGGTCCCCAAGCGGGGCTGATCTTAGGAAAGAGAGAGTTTGTGGAACCCTTGAAGAAAAATCCGCTTAGCAGGGTTCTCAGGGTTGACAAGCTTACCCTCTCAGCCCTTGAGCATACCCTAAGACTTTACAGGGAAGAGAGGTATGAGGAGATACCTACCCTGCGTATGCTTTCCACAGCGGAGGAGGAGCTAAAGAAAAAAGCAAAAAAGGTGGCAAAACACTTAAAAAATGTAAAGTGGTTAAGTGTATCTATTGTTAGAGAACTCTCAGTGTGCGGAGGGGGAAGCCTACCGGAGCTAAAGCTACCTACCTATTGCGTGGCAATAAAGCATCAAAGGATTAGCCCTCAAGAGTTATACAAGTGGCTGTTAAAACAGGAGCCTCCAGTGGTTGGCAGGTTGAGGGATGACTTGCTACTGCTTGACATGAGAACGGTCCTTGAGGAGGATATAAAGCCTCTGATTTCGGTGCTTAAGGGTTTAGAGTTCTAAATTTTCAAACGAAAAGGCGGACACCCTTCCAAACTTTCTGATGAAAAATTTTTTCTGGCTGATTAATCTTAGTACAAATCAAATTATGGAGGTTGTAAAATGGACAGGAGGAATTTTATTAAGCTTTCTGTAAGCAGTCTTGCCCTTTCAGTTCTTAACTTTCCTCAGCTTTCCTTTTCTTCAACCAAAAAAGAAAGGGCGAAGCTGATATATTCTGCCAAGCTTCCCTACGAGGGTAAAGTTAGGCTTTGGCTACCAGTACCTATGAATACAGATTATCAAAGGTTGTTAAGCTTGGAAATAAAAGGCACTCACTCGTTGAGTAGGCTTACTAAAGATGCGGTATATTCGGCACCCATACTATACTTGGAGTTTCCCGATAAGAATGAAAAGCAGGTGGAAGTTATATTTGATGTGGAATTTTGGTCAAGGAATGTAGATCTGAAGAAATTACCAAAGAACAATACCCACATACCTTCTGAGGTTGCCCTTTATCTCAAACCTACCAAACATATACCCACCGATGGAATAGTTAAAGAGTATGCGAATAAAATCACCAAGGGTCTTAGCACAGATTACAGCAAAGTTAGGGCTATATACGATTGGGTAGTGGATAATACTTTTAGGGACCCCAAAGTTTTGGGGTGTGGCACTGGGGATGTAAAGGCTATGCTGGAAAGTGGATACTTTGGTGGAAAATGCACGGATATAAATTCCCTATTTGTAGCCCTTTGCCGAGCGTCCGGAATTCCCGCAAGGGAAATCTTTGGCATTAGGGTTAAAGCATCATCCCTATCCAAGGGCATATCTGATGTAGCGGGAGATGCAACAAAAGCACAACACTGTAGAGCTGAGTTCTGGTTAGGACAGTGGGTACCTGCAGACCCGGCAGATGTAAGGAAGTTTATACTTGAGGAAAAGATAGATAGTATAAAAGATGAGAGGGTAAAGTTCATTAGGGAATTTATGTTCGGTGGATGGGATTTACATTGGGTTGCCTTTAACTACGCAAGGGATTTTGAACCCGAGCCTCCTTTGAGCAGTAGGGAGACTATAAACGAGTTAATGTATCCCATAGCGGAGGTTTCTGGGAAATTGGTAGATAAATATAAGCTGACCTTTGAACAATCCAAGTATAGAGTAGAGGTTGTATAAAAATTGAAAAGATGGAACTTTTGAAGCTTGTCAGGGCATCCGGTTGAGCGGCTAAGGTAGGTCCGGGGGACCTAGAAAAGCTCCTGGCGGGGCTAAACCCATACACGGATGAGCATACCCTTTTGGGTATGGGAGATGACGCGGGGGCATATGAATACAATTGGTCAGTGTTTTTGCATACGGTGGATTTTATAACTCCCGTAGTCAATGACCCATACCTTTGGGGTGCTATATCCGCCGCCAATTCCCTTAGCGACATATACGCCACCGGAGGAGTTCCTCTAACAGCCCTTGCGGTGCTTGGCTTTAACCATTGCCAGCTTTCTTCGGAGGTCTTAAAAGAGGTGCTCAGGGGTGCCACGGACAAACTAAGGGAGGCAAAGACTGTCCTTTTGGGCGGTCATACCGTAGACGACCAAGAGCCCAAGTTTGGGTTGGCGGTCTTTGGAGTTTGCCCATCTGGAAAGCTCTTAACACAGAGTGGAGCCAAACCCGGCGACCTTCTTTACATCACAAAACCCATAGGCGTGGGCATACTAACCAAGGCTATAAAGGAAGGGAAGATTGAAGAGAAAGATATCCCGGATGCAATTCAAAACATGCTACTTTTGAACGATAGAGCGGGCGAGCTTGCCCTAAGGGTAAATGCCAACGCCTGCACGGACATAACCGGCTTTGGGCTTTTGGGTCATGCCTACAATGTAGCCAAAAAATCGGGAGTAAAGTTAATAATAGACTTCTCAAGGGTGCCCTTTTACGAGCAGTCTGCCCACTTTGCGAAGATGGGCATATATCCCAAGGGTGCGGTGGATAACTTTAACTTTGTGAAGCCCTCCCTTAGTTTCTCCGGCTTGGAAAGATGGGAGCTGATCCTTCTATCGGACCCTACCACCTCCGGCGGGCTTCTTTTTACGGTTCCCAAAGAAAGAGAAAGAGATGTGCTTGCTTTAGCTAAAGAATTAAAGGTTAGCCTGCGGCATGTAGGTTGGGTTGAGGAGGGCGAAGGTTTGGAAGTTATTAAAACATAGCGGGAGAGCAAGGGAATCGAACCCTCCAGGGATTGCCAGAGCAACCCCTCACGGGATTTGAAGTCCCGGGGCGGCACCAGCCTGCCACGCTCTCCCTATTTCCTTGGCAAACACTCTATTTGTTCTCTTATTATAAACTGCCTTATGGTATCCACCACTTCCTCAGCCCTTTTGAGCCTTTTGAGGCTTTCCGTATCTTCAGATTCAAC encodes the following:
- a CDS encoding transglutaminase-like domain-containing protein; its protein translation is MDRRNFIKLSVSSLALSVLNFPQLSFSSTKKERAKLIYSAKLPYEGKVRLWLPVPMNTDYQRLLSLEIKGTHSLSRLTKDAVYSAPILYLEFPDKNEKQVEVIFDVEFWSRNVDLKKLPKNNTHIPSEVALYLKPTKHIPTDGIVKEYANKITKGLSTDYSKVRAIYDWVVDNTFRDPKVLGCGTGDVKAMLESGYFGGKCTDINSLFVALCRASGIPAREIFGIRVKASSLSKGISDVAGDATKAQHCRAEFWLGQWVPADPADVRKFILEEKIDSIKDERVKFIREFMFGGWDLHWVAFNYARDFEPEPPLSSRETINELMYPIAEVSGKLVDKYKLTFEQSKYRVEVV
- the selB gene encoding selenocysteine-specific translation elongation factor yields the protein MRFVPVGIAGHVDHGKTTLVKALTGIDTDRLPEEKRRGMSIDLGFAYLDYPEKGLRVELIDIPGHERFIKNAIAGLACVRGVLLVVDPVEGVMPETIKHTQLIKAFGIYHCVAVLTKADRVDEETLELARMELSEFLKDMGLRAYGLCAVSALSGIGLEELKKTIGEYAEEISGAGVEFLRIVLDSAFNVKGYGTVLRGSCLSGRVEEGDSLSLEPLGFEVRVKKIQNHGVFVKEGKEGERLALLVAGVEPSQVERGFVLVKKGQIAKSRHLLVEVEGEMPKGEGSLFFYMREIKFKRKKVSEKVYLLTLEEPVCAILGDRGPILDASGQLCASYRVIHPKPTVKRKRFIKERLDFLKEDPISYFLSEAGFRGLPLEVLGSLFGVHINPSKLGAVRIGDKLFAPTVVEGLREKLSAILSTKGGFLPLEELKSSLRVSEELLKYILSQLKGYRLVEGYILDERRANLEELEGFRELLEFMKGSIKEEAELERFKEVLPLAVRKGKVHSLGERLYILDEDLKEVLSKLRSLGDSFEVQQAKALLGLSRKYLIPLLEYIDYLGYTRREGNFRRFIK
- the sucC gene encoding ADP-forming succinate--CoA ligase subunit beta, whose product is MKLHEHQAKEILKKYNLPVPEGKVAFSLQEAKQAAEELGEFPLVVKAQVHCGGRGKAGGVKLVKSMEELEAAVEGMLGKVLKTFQCPDGKPVNRVWIEKATPIEKEYYLSITLDRSVSKPVLMASAEGGMEIEEVAKEKPEAIHMLHIDPDLGLMPSQARRLAFKLGLPVNDFVKIALGLYRAYEELDASLVEINPLVLTKDGKLVLLDAKVEIDDNALFRHKDLEEMEDLTQLDPLEVEAKTYSLNYIKLDGNIGCMVNGAGLAMTTMDIIKLAGGEPANFLDVGGGANVEQIANAFRILIADKNVKAVFINIFGGILRCDRLANGLVEAAKMVEIKVPVVVRMEGTNVEEGKRILSESGLNFITAEDMWDGAKKAVELAK
- a CDS encoding selenium metabolism-associated LysR family transcriptional regulator yields the protein MKNLDIDLKLLELFCCVYEKGSISESSDCLHLSQSTISFHLHQLENQIGLKLFYKKGRKLIPTSTAQMLYPYAKKVLELKLAVIEEIKMLSGSYRGLVKVGASSVPGSYILPDFISDFLSKNRQIMIEFYVSDSKEVVDKVAKGELDLGVVGAKIPFSRLKYENLWWDQIHIVGGNGVDPKLSLEDLKTLPWVLREEGSGTRRLLEEALYKLGINLKELKVLMITDKNEVILDVLKRVKALSFMSSLALRKYKGIRQVKVKGFEPIEREFYLVFDEERPMPPAVRYFVEELKRRSFVEVSP
- the selA gene encoding L-seryl-tRNA(Sec) selenium transferase; this encodes MRELLRKIPQVSKLIEEYGKVHGDSPLLRMAIKNAVDKVRREILEGKRSHLEDLGLVIEEELKRLKRTNLRRVINATGVVINTNLGRSVLSEETANFIKEIATHYSNLEFDLEEGKRGSRVRLVEELLVDLVGCESAHVVNNNAGAVFLVLNTHAKDREVIVSRGELVEIGGSFRIPDIMRASGAILVEVGTTNKTRLQDYKNAISPNTALIMKVHKSNFYMEGFIEEVKAEELLSLGLPVYYDAGSGLLMDLRKLGINYEEPSFEELIKKGLHLVSGSGDKLLGGPQAGLILGKREFVEPLKKNPLSRVLRVDKLTLSALEHTLRLYREERYEEIPTLRMLSTAEEELKKKAKKVAKHLKNVKWLSVSIVRELSVCGGGSLPELKLPTYCVAIKHQRISPQELYKWLLKQEPPVVGRLRDDLLLLDMRTVLEEDIKPLISVLKGLEF